In Chaetodon auriga isolate fChaAug3 chromosome 7, fChaAug3.hap1, whole genome shotgun sequence, a genomic segment contains:
- the LOC143323440 gene encoding endonuclease domain-containing 1 protein produces the protein MEYQDVVKRFQDEPECMKYFYKEKVPELGASTPGAARLCQRFLNRYHFATLYDTNHRIAVYSAYYFQPSNGGGRESRWFVEPQLVDKSWQAEMKDGYWLGRDHPGVYQGDRQALNEDFTYSGFDRGHLNPNGHHPVPSRNATFTLTNVVPQNPELNRNAWKNHEAQLADLFREKCSKAFVLVGAIPSANNWIIKNNVKRVNIPDYLWNTYCCVDNNGRPIQSGAATARNTEENWVEKLSVDELGEFLQQFSNQPVGELFYNNCRA, from the exons ATGGAGTATCAAG ACGTCGTGAAACGTTTTCAG GATGAGCCAGAATGCATGAAATACTTCTATAAAGAGAAGGTGCCGGAGTTGGGGGCTTCCACACCCGGTGCTGCACGTCTCTGTCAGCGCTTTCTCAACAG GTACCACTTTGCCACACTGTATGACACCAACCATCGTATTGCTGTCTACTCTGCCTATTATTTCCAGCCCAGCAATGGAGGTGGAAGGGAAAGCAGGTGGTTTGTGGAGCCTCAG CTGGTTGATAAGTCCTGGCAAGCAGAGATGAAGGATGGCTACTGGCTGGGGAGAGACCACCCTGGGGTCTAccaaggagacagacaggctcTGAATGAGGACTTCACGTACTCTGGCTTTGACCGTGGTCACCTCAACCCCAACGGACATCACCCAG TCCCCAGCCGCAATGCCACTTTCACCCTGACTAATGTGGTCCCTCAGAACCCCGAGCTAAACCGGAATGCTTGGAAGAACCATGAGGCCCAACTCGCCGACCTTTTCCGGGAGAAGTGCTCTAAGGCTTTTGTGCTGGTTGGTGCCATTCCCTCTGCAAACAACTGGATTATCAAAAACAATGTGAAGCGAGTCAACATCCCAGACTACCTGTGGAACACCTACTGCTGCGTGGACAACAATGGCAGACCCATTCAGAGCGGTGCTGCCACAGCGaggaacacagaggaaaactggGTGGAGAAGCTCTCTGTGGATGAACTGGGAGAATTCCTGCAGCAGTTCTCCAATCAACCAGTAGGGGAGCTGTTTTACAACAACTGCAGGGCATAA